A stretch of the Phycisphaerales bacterium genome encodes the following:
- a CDS encoding helix-turn-helix domain-containing protein, with the protein MAKMFYTLEEAASRLGKSEDEVREMAKTGQLQEFRDREKLMFKIEQIDLLTGGDEDTGDSVLDLDAPGGSGLDLAATSDSGLGLTGGEAPGGSGMGLSGSDIGGGQGASGGSSMMDLSGAGASNAETDFGSLSDQEDPSGGTQVGAAFEELSLEAVGSGSGLLDLTRESDDTSLGAELLEEVYSSEDDQVEIPANASGLFEAAGTDSATEHLRATEMNQMAYVPEVYDGVGSGWSAGLLIGGLVALVLVAICSILMLSGTTPKLAIPFADGLWIWTLGLVGIAVVLAIIGGFAGRASE; encoded by the coding sequence ATGGCAAAGATGTTCTACACCCTCGAAGAAGCCGCAAGTCGGCTTGGAAAATCAGAGGATGAAGTTCGGGAGATGGCCAAGACTGGCCAACTCCAGGAGTTTCGTGATCGTGAAAAGTTGATGTTCAAGATTGAACAGATAGATCTTCTCACTGGTGGCGATGAAGATACTGGTGATTCAGTTCTTGATTTAGATGCACCTGGTGGCAGCGGTTTAGATCTGGCAGCAACCAGTGATAGCGGCCTCGGTCTGACCGGTGGTGAGGCGCCCGGCGGCAGTGGGATGGGACTCAGTGGCAGCGACATAGGTGGCGGCCAAGGCGCCAGTGGCGGCAGTTCCATGATGGATCTGTCTGGTGCCGGAGCATCAAATGCTGAGACGGACTTTGGTTCATTATCCGATCAAGAAGATCCATCTGGTGGCACGCAAGTTGGTGCTGCTTTTGAAGAACTCAGTTTGGAAGCAGTCGGATCTGGCAGCGGCTTGTTAGACCTGACCCGTGAAAGTGATGACACGTCCCTTGGTGCAGAACTTTTAGAAGAGGTCTACTCAAGCGAAGATGATCAAGTCGAAATTCCTGCGAATGCTTCAGGTCTGTTTGAGGCAGCTGGCACAGATAGCGCTACAGAGCATTTGCGTGCGACTGAAATGAATCAGATGGCCTATGTCCCTGAAGTGTATGACGGGGTTGGCTCCGGCTGGTCAGCTGGACTCTTGATTGGAGGCCTTGTCGCACTGGTTCTGGTGGCAATTTGTTCGATCTTGATGCTCTCAGGAACGACACCCAAATTAGCGATTCCATTTGCAGACGGACTATGGATCTGGACGCTCGGATTAGTGGGTATTGCCGTCGTATTGGCGATCATTGGCGGCTTCGCTGGTCGCGCTTCTGAATAG